Proteins found in one Desulfovermiculus halophilus DSM 18834 genomic segment:
- a CDS encoding nucleotidyltransferase domain-containing protein, with protein MPEVEEAVRSFVALLRKDKRISGAYIYGSYAKGTANKWSDIDLAVISPDFSEDLFQERIALMKLALRVDDRIEPSPFRPEDFTMNNPLVNEIHLSGIEVH; from the coding sequence ATGCCTGAGGTAGAAGAGGCTGTTCGAAGCTTCGTTGCTCTGCTTCGTAAAGACAAGCGTATATCCGGGGCATACATTTACGGGTCATATGCCAAGGGGACAGCCAACAAGTGGAGTGATATTGATTTGGCTGTGATCAGTCCAGACTTTTCTGAGGACTTGTTCCAAGAGCGCATCGCTCTGATGAAGCTGGCCTTAAGGGTTGATGACCGAATTGAACCAAGCCCATTTCGACCAGAAGACTTTACCATGAATAATCCCTTGGTAAATGAAATACATCTCTCAGGGATCGAAGTTCACTGA
- a CDS encoding Rpn family recombination-promoting nuclease/putative transposase yields MSSSSPRVHDRFFKQIFNRPENVRDFIITYLPAEIVAHLDLESLEVVSGNYVEADLGEYFSDVVVKTRVTQGSPADLYFLFEHKSGPERYARVQVLQYMASRWYAQVRDGQSGPLPLIIPVVIYHGTRTWSFSLGFEDLFDPPSSEYLPYIPNFEHILHDISHLNEDEIKGTIVLQAVQLLLKYIQSPELRDQLPRIVELLGSLAEKELVTEYLQVVLEYVFQASEHVDASDVREAFEKLPQGEELMPTIADKLRQEGMQQGMQQGIQQGMQQGELQGKRIILLKQMQRKFSLTSGEVALITSVQDQATLDQALESVLFAQDKSEVLGLLR; encoded by the coding sequence ATGTCTTCATCCAGTCCTCGCGTTCATGACCGTTTCTTCAAACAGATTTTTAACCGTCCGGAAAATGTCCGGGACTTCATCATCACCTATCTGCCGGCTGAAATCGTGGCTCATCTTGATCTTGAGAGCCTGGAAGTTGTCAGCGGAAACTATGTTGAAGCGGATCTAGGTGAATACTTTAGCGATGTGGTGGTCAAGACCAGGGTGACGCAGGGGAGTCCGGCTGATCTTTACTTTTTGTTCGAACATAAAAGCGGTCCTGAGCGCTATGCCCGGGTTCAGGTTTTGCAATACATGGCCAGCCGGTGGTATGCTCAGGTACGAGATGGTCAGTCCGGTCCGCTCCCCTTGATTATCCCGGTGGTGATTTATCACGGAACCAGAACCTGGAGCTTCAGCTTGGGTTTTGAAGATTTGTTTGATCCTCCGTCGTCGGAGTATTTGCCTTATATCCCAAACTTTGAGCACATTCTGCACGACATTTCCCACTTGAATGAAGATGAAATCAAGGGAACTATCGTGTTGCAGGCAGTGCAGCTGTTGCTTAAATACATCCAGAGTCCTGAGTTGCGTGATCAGCTCCCTCGGATCGTGGAGCTGCTGGGGAGCCTGGCGGAAAAGGAGTTGGTGACCGAATATCTGCAGGTTGTCCTGGAATATGTGTTTCAAGCCTCGGAACATGTTGATGCCTCTGATGTACGCGAGGCCTTTGAGAAACTTCCTCAAGGAGAGGAACTTATGCCGACCATAGCCGACAAGCTGCGCCAAGAGGGAATGCAGCAAGGGATGCAACAAGGAATACAGCAGGGAATGCAGCAGGGAGAACTTCAGGGGAAACGGATTATACTTCTTAAGCAAATGCAAAGGAAATTTTCTTTGACCTCAGGAGAAGTGGCCTTGATAACCTCGGTACAAGATCAGGCCACTCTAGACCAAGCCCTGGAGTCTGTGTTGTTTGCTCAGGACAAGTCCGAAGTCCTGGGATTGCTGCGATGA